The Lutibacter sp. Hel_I_33_5 genome has a window encoding:
- a CDS encoding CTP synthase produces MSNTKYVFVTGGVTSSLGKGIIAASLAKLLQERGYSVTIQKLDPYINIDPGTLNPYEHGECYVTDDGAETDLDLGHYERFLNIPTSQANNVTTGKIYQSVINKERKGEFLGKTVQVIPHITDEIKHRIQLLGETGDYDIIITEIGGTVGDIESLPYVESVRQLLWEKGEENAIVIHLTLVPYLAAAGELKTKPTQHSVKMLMQSGVSPNILVCRTEHQISDDIKRKLALFCNVKKEDVIQSIDAETIYDVPNLMFEEGLDKVVLNKLELSSEKQPKLLKWNDFVTKHKNPKSTIEIGLIGKYVELHDSYKSITEAFIHAGSSNETKVKVRWIHSESLSPKNVEKKLEELNGILVAPGFGDRGIEGKIKAVKYARENNIPFLGICLGMQMAVIEFSRNVLGLENAFSTEMNKSTKHPVINLMEEQKNVTEKGGTMRLGAWNCSLIKDSKVYQAYKSELISERHRHRYEFNNDYLDQIEAAGMKATGINPKTGLVEIIELPNHPWFVGVQYHPEYKSTVLNPHPLFVDFIKAALKQSKK; encoded by the coding sequence ATGAGTAATACTAAATACGTTTTTGTAACCGGAGGCGTAACTTCATCACTTGGAAAAGGAATCATTGCAGCATCATTAGCTAAACTCTTACAAGAAAGAGGCTACTCTGTAACCATCCAAAAACTAGATCCTTATATTAATATAGACCCAGGTACTTTAAATCCGTACGAACATGGTGAGTGTTATGTTACAGATGATGGCGCAGAAACCGATTTAGATTTGGGTCATTACGAGCGTTTTTTAAACATTCCAACAAGTCAAGCAAATAATGTAACCACTGGAAAAATTTATCAATCGGTAATTAATAAGGAACGAAAAGGTGAGTTTTTAGGAAAAACTGTTCAGGTAATTCCGCATATTACTGATGAAATAAAGCATAGAATTCAACTTTTAGGCGAAACTGGCGATTATGACATCATCATTACTGAAATTGGTGGAACTGTTGGTGATATAGAATCTTTACCTTATGTAGAGTCTGTAAGACAGCTTTTATGGGAAAAAGGTGAAGAAAATGCTATCGTTATTCATTTAACACTAGTTCCCTATTTAGCTGCGGCTGGCGAATTAAAAACAAAGCCTACACAACACTCTGTAAAAATGTTAATGCAAAGTGGTGTGAGTCCTAATATTTTAGTGTGTAGAACAGAACATCAAATTTCTGATGACATTAAACGTAAACTAGCATTGTTTTGTAATGTTAAAAAAGAAGATGTTATTCAATCTATTGATGCAGAAACTATTTACGACGTTCCTAACTTAATGTTTGAAGAAGGTTTAGATAAAGTAGTTTTAAACAAATTAGAGTTATCATCAGAAAAACAACCGAAACTTTTAAAGTGGAACGATTTTGTTACCAAGCATAAAAACCCAAAATCTACCATAGAAATTGGTTTGATTGGTAAATATGTAGAATTACACGATTCTTATAAATCTATTACAGAAGCTTTTATACATGCAGGTTCTTCTAATGAAACTAAAGTAAAAGTTAGATGGATTCATTCCGAAAGTTTATCGCCTAAAAACGTAGAAAAGAAATTAGAAGAGTTAAACGGAATATTAGTTGCTCCTGGTTTTGGTGATAGAGGAATTGAAGGAAAAATTAAAGCTGTAAAGTACGCTAGAGAAAATAACATTCCATTCTTAGGGATTTGTTTAGGGATGCAAATGGCTGTAATAGAATTTTCTAGAAATGTATTGGGATTAGAAAATGCATTTTCTACAGAAATGAATAAAAGTACAAAGCACCCTGTTATTAATTTAATGGAAGAACAAAAAAATGTTACCGAAAAAGGGGGAACGATGCGTTTAGGTGCTTGGAATTGTTCATTAATAAAAGATTCTAAAGTTTATCAGGCATATAAATCAGAATTAATTAGCGAGCGCCACAGACACAGATACGAATTTAACAACGATTATTTAGATCAGATTGAAGCAGCTGGAATGAAAGCTACCGGAATCAATCCAAAAACTGGTTTGGTAGAAATTATTGAATTGCCTAATCATCCTTGGTTTGTTGGTGTACAATATCATCCAGAATATAAAAGTACCGTATTAAATCCGCATCCTTTATTTGTAGATTTTATTAAAGCAGCTTTAAAACAATCTAAAAAGTAA